In Bacillota bacterium, the following are encoded in one genomic region:
- a CDS encoding C40 family peptidase: MNIAGKSIAAILIILAVSAQAAAGNMYLTTTEQANQAHNYALKYVEHEVAYLYGGRMSLETYLAKLEAGLTPGEEIGVDASALVVNAYRHVIPNIRFYFDGSQSTTVADATSSILANYNIKPISQEELVPGDLIFFKSASGNISGAAIFSEIKGRVIYFITASANAGKVILTNALLDGSYWTSSFAGFGRLQYTIAE; encoded by the coding sequence ATGAATATCGCTGGGAAAAGTATAGCAGCAATACTCATCATCCTTGCGGTCAGCGCTCAAGCTGCCGCCGGCAATATGTATCTTACCACAACTGAACAAGCAAATCAAGCCCATAATTACGCATTAAAATATGTTGAGCATGAAGTCGCCTATCTGTACGGCGGCCGCATGAGTTTAGAAACATATTTGGCGAAGTTAGAGGCGGGCTTAACACCCGGTGAGGAGATCGGGGTTGACGCTTCAGCTTTAGTGGTCAATGCCTACCGGCATGTTATTCCCAATATCAGATTTTATTTTGATGGCAGCCAATCTACCACGGTGGCTGATGCAACCAGCAGCATTTTGGCAAACTACAATATCAAGCCTATCAGCCAAGAAGAGCTGGTTCCCGGAGATCTGATTTTCTTTAAAAGTGCTTCTGGAAATATCAGCGGGGCAGCCATCTTCTCTGAGATTAAAGGCAGGGTTATTTACTTTATAACCGCATCAGCCAACGCCGGCAAAGTTATTTTAACCAATGCATTATTAGACGGCAGCTACTGGACAAGCTCCTTTGCCGGGTTTGGACGCCTACAGTATACCATTGCTGAGTAA
- a CDS encoding spore germination protein has translation MHHNVQTIKEELNNSADLKVREFNLTIPSGRDISCALIFFEGLISGQMVTDAVMQPILHEVRDYDQPLDANLVTFIKESVLTNSELSDKNTVDDVVLAVMIGEVVLFIDGFNTAISIDMKGWLHRAIDAPQSEGVIRGPRDSFIEAINRNMMLIRRRLRDPNLTFERIQIGNRGQNDIVIAYIKDVANDELVNEVRKRLENVDLDIILDSGYIEQMIEDDWWSPFNTIQDTERPDEVAAGLVEGRVAILVDNSPFALLAPATFNTLMLSPEDYYVRWPAANFVRIIRFVASFVALVTPSLYISLVAYHPEMIPTELALSVAASREGIPFPAFIEALIMELSLELLREAGIRLPGPIGQTIGIVGGLIIGDAAVNAGIVSPFMVIVVAMTAIAGFIIPTYTLSFGLRITRFFLMLAASFLGLYGLTLGLLLLLGHLATLTSFGVSYLSPWAPFSPWDLKDSVMRSPWHSLKKRPGYTHTKDSTRQPMKSRLGKNKQKTSKRKRSS, from the coding sequence GTGCACCATAATGTCCAAACAATTAAAGAAGAACTGAACAACAGCGCCGATTTGAAAGTCAGGGAATTCAATCTCACCATACCGAGCGGCAGGGATATTTCCTGCGCCCTCATCTTTTTTGAAGGATTGATCTCGGGGCAGATGGTTACTGACGCTGTTATGCAGCCAATTCTTCACGAAGTGCGCGATTATGATCAGCCGCTTGATGCAAACTTAGTTACATTCATTAAAGAAAGCGTCCTTACCAACAGCGAACTATCAGACAAAAACACGGTTGACGATGTAGTTTTGGCTGTAATGATCGGTGAAGTGGTGTTATTTATTGACGGATTTAACACCGCAATTTCCATCGATATGAAGGGTTGGCTCCACAGGGCGATCGATGCACCTCAATCAGAGGGTGTAATCCGCGGTCCTCGCGACAGCTTTATCGAAGCGATCAACCGCAACATGATGCTGATCCGCAGGCGTCTAAGAGATCCCAATCTAACCTTTGAGCGGATTCAGATAGGCAATCGCGGTCAAAACGACATTGTGATCGCGTATATCAAAGATGTTGCCAATGATGAGCTGGTCAACGAGGTGCGCAAGCGACTAGAAAACGTTGATTTAGACATAATTTTAGACTCAGGATATATTGAGCAGATGATTGAAGACGACTGGTGGTCACCTTTTAATACAATTCAAGATACAGAGCGGCCCGATGAGGTTGCCGCCGGATTGGTGGAGGGCCGGGTTGCCATCTTGGTGGACAACTCACCCTTTGCCCTGTTAGCACCAGCCACATTCAATACGCTGATGCTGTCTCCGGAGGACTATTATGTAAGGTGGCCTGCCGCTAATTTTGTCCGGATCATCCGGTTCGTGGCCTCTTTTGTGGCTCTGGTTACCCCTTCTCTATACATTTCGCTGGTTGCTTACCACCCAGAGATGATCCCAACCGAACTGGCCCTGTCTGTAGCAGCGAGCCGCGAGGGCATCCCCTTCCCCGCGTTCATTGAGGCTTTAATCATGGAGCTTTCCCTCGAACTTCTGCGAGAAGCGGGAATTAGACTGCCAGGACCAATCGGACAGACCATCGGCATTGTGGGTGGTTTGATCATCGGCGATGCGGCAGTAAACGCCGGCATTGTCAGCCCTTTTATGGTGATTGTAGTCGCTATGACTGCCATTGCTGGCTTTATTATCCCCACTTACACCTTAAGTTTTGGGCTCCGCATCACCCGTTTCTTTTTGATGCTGGCTGCCAGCTTTTTGGGATTATACGGTCTCACGCTGGGACTCTTGCTCCTCTTAGGGCACTTGGCTACACTTACCAGCTTTGGCGTCAGCTATCTCTCGCCCTGGGCACCTTTCAGTCCCTGGGATCTCAAAGACTCGGTGATGCGCAGTCCGTGGCACAGTCTGAAAAAACGCCCCGGCTATACCCACACTAAAGATTCAACGCGGCAGCCGATGAAAAGCCGTCTCGGCAAAAACAAACAAAAAACAAGCAAAAGGAAAAGGTCTTCATGA
- a CDS encoding Ger(x)C family spore germination protein produces MQIILMLILGLVLSGCWDAKDINERSFVMGVAFDLPDSGEGHVMTIEVPVLQSFATQSGGSGPTSVLFATEGTSVAQMATHFESRTWRELFFGHTQVVIISEDIARKDIRPLLDFFDRNPRIDRRLTLFISQGEARQVLETKDPREPLVSVYLNQMLNTLTNTARVVKQNFQDSLRNLENNGDTVLPRVRTSGTEVVIAGGALIKDYKMIAWLGENETRAVAFLYNNISGGLIAVNINDILYAYAIRSASSEIKPKLKDNELTFTIEVKSEGDIIEVYYENAAGSSSFNIPEIEAKLNDLIINEIHHLVTKLQDLKTDPIGFDRLVYRHYPKFWQEHADEWKDVIFPQAKFDIKSTFRVRRTGIVEKEVVDES; encoded by the coding sequence TTGCAGATAATACTTATGCTTATCCTAGGTTTGGTTTTATCCGGATGTTGGGATGCAAAGGATATCAATGAGCGCTCGTTTGTGATGGGGGTAGCTTTTGACCTGCCTGATTCAGGCGAAGGGCATGTTATGACCATTGAAGTGCCTGTTCTGCAGAGCTTTGCAACGCAAAGTGGCGGAAGTGGTCCTACTTCCGTTTTATTCGCTACTGAAGGCACTTCTGTCGCTCAGATGGCAACCCACTTTGAGTCCCGAACCTGGCGCGAGCTGTTTTTTGGCCATACTCAAGTGGTTATCATCAGCGAGGATATCGCAAGAAAAGACATCCGGCCGCTGCTGGATTTCTTTGACCGCAATCCCCGCATTGATCGGCGCTTAACCCTGTTTATTTCCCAGGGCGAGGCCCGGCAGGTACTTGAAACTAAGGATCCGCGAGAGCCATTGGTTTCTGTTTATCTGAACCAGATGTTGAACACCCTGACCAATACAGCCCGGGTTGTTAAACAAAACTTCCAAGACAGTCTGCGCAACTTAGAAAACAATGGCGATACAGTCCTTCCCCGGGTACGCACTTCCGGCACAGAAGTCGTGATTGCCGGAGGAGCTTTGATCAAAGATTACAAAATGATTGCTTGGCTGGGTGAAAACGAAACCCGCGCGGTTGCATTCCTGTACAACAACATCTCCGGTGGTTTGATCGCTGTCAATATCAACGATATTCTCTACGCTTACGCGATCCGCAGCGCCTCCTCGGAGATAAAACCGAAACTCAAAGACAATGAGCTGACATTTACAATCGAAGTCAAGTCAGAAGGCGATATCATTGAAGTTTATTACGAAAATGCTGCCGGCTCGTCCAGCTTTAATATTCCGGAAATTGAAGCTAAGTTAAATGATTTAATCATCAATGAAATCCACCATTTGGTTACTAAGCTCCAAGATCTAAAAACCGATCCGATTGGCTTTGATCGCCTGGTTTACCGCCATTACCCGAAGTTTTGGCAGGAGCACGCGGACGAGTGGAAAGATGTGATTTTCCCCCAGGCCAAATTCGATATTAAAAGTACTTTCCGAGTCCGAAGAACCGGTATCGTGGAAAAGGAGGTAGTAGATGAAAGCTAG
- a CDS encoding endospore germination permease produces MKARDRLLAQEVPVIITNIMLGVGTIGLPSRLAKTAGADGIIAFIAGVAILVLATVLITVLVRRFPNQGIADYSTLLIGKIPGFIFNLLYGVFMISLIATMVRMFSEVTKFFLLQRTPLEVIMISMLFASSLLARNGLQPIARACQILLYLFALPLLAVPFFIPIFDPNEFLPLFQTDFATMAYATFTAMFALAGIEIMLVIGPHFDKPEKLVRSSVLSVLAVSVFIGILVALAFGSLSVNQVAKLTDPLFEMIKYIPVPFGLFERVDIFFYNIWIAATYSSIVIGLFAVSHHLGETFKLNTGKGLVFPCAAASYFLALIPAHEADLSRYANVLVAAWIGLVFGIVPLFLILSLFRKPKQQKNQNKRSLKKKANPG; encoded by the coding sequence ATGAAAGCTAGGGATAGACTTTTAGCGCAAGAAGTTCCAGTAATCATCACCAACATTATGCTGGGAGTCGGCACCATCGGGCTTCCTTCTCGGTTAGCAAAAACTGCCGGGGCCGATGGAATTATTGCTTTCATCGCCGGTGTAGCGATTTTGGTCCTTGCAACAGTTTTGATTACGGTGTTAGTCCGCCGCTTTCCCAATCAGGGTATTGCCGATTACAGCACCCTTTTGATTGGAAAAATCCCTGGGTTTATCTTCAACCTCCTGTATGGTGTCTTTATGATCTCCTTGATAGCCACCATGGTAAGGATGTTCTCTGAAGTCACCAAGTTTTTTCTTTTGCAGCGCACACCTCTGGAAGTGATTATGATTTCCATGCTGTTTGCATCATCACTGCTTGCCCGCAATGGGCTGCAGCCAATTGCCAGGGCCTGCCAGATCCTGCTTTATCTTTTTGCGCTGCCGCTTTTGGCGGTGCCGTTTTTTATCCCGATTTTTGATCCGAATGAGTTTCTGCCCCTGTTTCAGACTGATTTTGCTACTATGGCTTACGCCACCTTTACAGCTATGTTTGCTCTAGCGGGGATCGAAATCATGCTGGTAATCGGTCCTCATTTTGACAAACCTGAAAAGCTGGTGCGCTCATCAGTACTGTCAGTTTTAGCTGTCTCAGTTTTTATTGGAATTCTGGTGGCATTAGCCTTTGGCAGCTTGTCCGTCAACCAAGTCGCCAAACTAACCGATCCTCTTTTTGAGATGATCAAATACATTCCGGTGCCGTTCGGGCTTTTTGAGCGGGTCGATATCTTTTTCTACAACATCTGGATTGCTGCAACTTATTCCTCGATCGTGATCGGATTATTTGCTGTCAGTCACCATCTGGGTGAAACCTTTAAACTTAATACCGGCAAAGGCTTGGTATTTCCCTGCGCAGCTGCCAGTTATTTTTTAGCCTTGATTCCGGCTCACGAAGCCGACCTCAGCAGATATGCCAACGTCTTAGTTGCAGCCTGGATAGGGCTTGTGTTTGGGATTGTACCTTTGTTTTTAATTCTTTCTCTATTTCGCAAGCCAAAGCAGCAGAAAAATCAGAACAAGCGGTCTCTGAAAAAGAAAGCAAACCCTGGTTAA